The following proteins are encoded in a genomic region of Saccharopolyspora antimicrobica:
- a CDS encoding DUF3073 domain-containing protein, whose amino-acid sequence MGRGRAKAKQTKVARELKYSSPSMDIEALQRELSVPESGEWSNEDRDDSHDDGYDDYDYGRR is encoded by the coding sequence ATGGGGCGCGGCCGGGCTAAGGCCAAGCAGACGAAGGTGGCCCGCGAGCTGAAGTACAGTTCCCCGTCCATGGACATCGAGGCGTTGCAGCGAGAGCTGTCCGTCCCGGAGTCCGGCGAGTGGTCCAACGAGGACCGCGATGACTCGCACGACGACGGGTATGACGACTACGACTACGGCCGACGCTGA
- a CDS encoding LmeA family phospholipid-binding protein — translation MKKLVIALVIVAGLLVGADFGGAAIAEYQVSKKVAEQLQLRENPEVRINGFPFLTQVIAGNYRDVQLVANAVPVGPFNEVGIEADLHGAQVSTSELIAGTADRLVVDQLVGRVKLRASDVARLIGIQDLTVDPAAKDALADDEGNISAADEQLSAGTDRTKAVVQLDGTVNIAGSDNKVRVIAVLSLVNGKMQIEPRKLDLNNSTFGAIELPSIFEKSVLKQFSTTLDPGMLPFEVKPTAVRAERGALVVEGVADNVTISAAGVTTG, via the coding sequence GTGAAGAAGCTCGTCATCGCCCTCGTGATCGTCGCGGGTCTGCTGGTGGGCGCCGACTTCGGCGGCGCTGCCATCGCCGAGTACCAGGTGTCCAAGAAGGTCGCCGAGCAGCTGCAGCTGCGCGAGAACCCCGAGGTGCGGATCAACGGCTTCCCGTTCCTCACCCAGGTGATCGCCGGGAACTACCGGGACGTGCAGCTGGTGGCCAACGCGGTGCCGGTGGGCCCGTTCAACGAGGTCGGCATCGAGGCCGACCTGCACGGGGCGCAGGTGTCCACCTCCGAGCTGATCGCGGGCACCGCCGACCGCCTCGTCGTGGACCAGCTCGTCGGCCGGGTGAAGCTGCGGGCCTCCGACGTGGCGCGGCTGATCGGCATCCAGGACCTCACCGTCGACCCGGCCGCCAAGGACGCCCTGGCCGACGACGAAGGCAACATCAGCGCGGCCGACGAGCAGCTCTCGGCGGGCACCGACCGCACCAAGGCGGTGGTGCAGCTCGACGGCACCGTGAACATCGCGGGCTCGGACAACAAGGTGCGGGTGATCGCGGTGCTGTCGCTGGTCAACGGCAAGATGCAGATCGAGCCGCGGAAGCTGGACCTGAACAACAGCACCTTCGGCGCCATCGAGCTCCCGTCGATCTTCGAGAAGTCGGTGCTCAAGCAGTTCAGCACCACGCTCGACCCCGGCATGCTGCCGTTCGAGGTCAAGCCCACCGCGGTGCGCGCCGAGCGCGGCGCGCTGGTCGTCGAGGGCGTCGCGGACAACGTCACGATCAGCGCCGCCGGGGTGACCACCGGGTGA
- a CDS encoding DUF1416 domain-containing protein, giving the protein MSSGCGAPQQSATAVAEDTDQVVVAGKVRAGDQPVGGAFVRLLDSSGEFTAEVVSSPEGDFRFYAAPGDWTVRALHRDGKGQSAVTTAGPGVHAVDIAVA; this is encoded by the coding sequence ATGAGCAGCGGATGCGGAGCGCCGCAGCAGTCGGCGACGGCGGTGGCCGAGGACACCGACCAGGTCGTGGTGGCCGGGAAGGTGCGGGCCGGGGACCAGCCGGTCGGCGGAGCTTTCGTCCGCCTGCTGGACTCCTCCGGTGAGTTCACCGCGGAGGTGGTCTCCTCCCCGGAGGGCGACTTCCGCTTCTACGCCGCCCCCGGCGACTGGACGGTCCGGGCCCTGCACCGCGATGGCAAGGGCCAGTCCGCCGTCACCACGGCGGGCCCCGGCGTCCACGCGGTGGACATCGCGGTCGCCTGA
- a CDS encoding RsiG family protein, with protein MIEVRPGGRRRIDRVLSPDYTSGIEDLVLGEVRALRDEAAQEETDLSYLRRVLHARIDIVRAEQRRRAEGGSTSVVEQLVNILSDNAVGPATGSGRYQTTEPSRAEAHRRHVEALVSDVDLSNVTSLSEAKLDQALDAYTAEEDSVSRRRREVQQVVDRLNAEIARRYREGAASVDDRLAEERDRR; from the coding sequence GTGATCGAAGTCCGCCCGGGTGGACGGCGCCGCATCGACAGGGTTCTGTCCCCGGACTACACCAGTGGAATCGAAGACCTCGTGCTGGGCGAGGTGCGGGCGCTGCGGGACGAGGCGGCGCAGGAGGAGACCGACCTCTCGTACCTGCGCCGCGTGCTGCACGCCCGGATCGACATCGTGCGCGCCGAGCAGCGGCGGCGGGCGGAGGGCGGCTCGACCTCGGTGGTCGAGCAGTTGGTGAACATCCTCTCGGACAACGCCGTCGGTCCGGCGACCGGTTCCGGCCGCTACCAGACCACCGAGCCGTCGCGCGCCGAGGCGCACCGCAGGCACGTCGAAGCGCTCGTCTCCGACGTCGACCTCTCCAACGTGACGTCGCTGTCCGAGGCGAAGCTGGACCAGGCCCTCGACGCCTACACCGCCGAGGAGGACTCGGTGTCCCGACGCCGCCGCGAGGTGCAGCAGGTGGTGGACCGGCTCAACGCCGAGATCGCCCGCCGCTACCGGGAAGGCGCCGCCTCGGTGGACGACCGCTTGGCGGAGGAGCGGGACCGGCGCTGA
- a CDS encoding class I SAM-dependent methyltransferase, with product MSETYTHGHHESVLRSHRWRTAENSAAYLIPRLRPGTEVLDIGCGPGTITHDFAALVAPGRVLGVDNVDEPLEIARAGAAERGLDNITFANADVYDLPHADASFDVVHAHQVLQHLADPVAALREMRRVCRPDGVVAARDADYGGMRWFPDNPGLDRWLELYRDVARHNGAYPDGGTHLKAWAQEAGFREVTCTASAWCFATPEERAWWGNLWADRIRRSSFAEQALGHGLTTRAELEELATAWHAWIDAEDGWFAVLNGEITCRP from the coding sequence ATGTCGGAAACCTACACCCACGGGCACCACGAGAGCGTGCTGCGATCGCACCGCTGGCGAACCGCCGAGAACTCCGCCGCGTACCTCATCCCGCGCCTGCGGCCGGGCACCGAGGTGCTCGACATCGGGTGCGGGCCGGGCACCATCACGCACGACTTCGCCGCGCTGGTCGCCCCCGGCCGGGTTCTGGGCGTGGACAACGTCGACGAACCGCTGGAGATCGCCCGCGCCGGAGCGGCCGAGCGCGGCCTGGACAACATCACCTTCGCCAACGCCGACGTCTACGACCTGCCGCACGCCGACGCCTCCTTCGACGTCGTGCACGCGCACCAGGTCCTGCAGCACCTGGCCGACCCTGTCGCCGCGCTGCGCGAGATGCGGCGCGTGTGCCGGCCGGATGGCGTGGTCGCAGCCCGCGACGCGGACTACGGCGGAATGCGGTGGTTCCCGGACAACCCCGGCCTGGACCGCTGGCTGGAGCTCTACCGCGACGTCGCACGCCACAACGGCGCCTACCCGGACGGCGGCACGCACCTGAAGGCCTGGGCGCAGGAAGCGGGCTTCCGCGAGGTCACCTGCACGGCGTCGGCGTGGTGCTTCGCCACGCCCGAGGAGCGCGCCTGGTGGGGCAACCTGTGGGCGGACCGCATCCGCCGCTCGTCCTTCGCCGAGCAGGCCCTGGGCCACGGCCTGACGACCCGCGCCGAGCTGGAGGAGCTGGCGACGGCCTGGCACGCGTGGATCGACGCGGAGGACGGCTGGTTCGCGGTCCTCAACGGCGAGATCACCTGCCGCCCCTGA
- a CDS encoding class I SAM-dependent methyltransferase, whose product MDFETLRERALAFREDLLARKDEIAPSDFGWYPYDTMANIFHLDALLSGPQRQVFDRIAGTRIADIGAADGDFGFFLEAELGCQVDVIDNAPTNFNGLRGARRLVAELDSKVQVHEIDLDAQFELPAEHYGAVFFLGLLYHLKNPFFVLERLAERADLCFVSTRIAQLTPDGTRIQQQPVAYLLDPTEANNDATNFWIFSEAGLRRLFDRTGWEVVDFTTVGCTQDSNPSAQDRDERAFALLRSKKAR is encoded by the coding sequence ATGGACTTCGAGACGTTGCGCGAGCGGGCGCTGGCCTTCCGCGAGGACCTGCTGGCGCGCAAGGACGAGATCGCGCCCAGCGACTTCGGCTGGTACCCGTACGACACGATGGCCAACATCTTCCACCTGGACGCGCTGCTCAGCGGGCCGCAGCGGCAGGTGTTCGACCGGATCGCGGGCACCAGGATCGCCGACATCGGGGCCGCCGACGGCGACTTCGGCTTCTTCCTGGAGGCCGAGCTGGGCTGCCAGGTGGACGTGATCGACAACGCACCGACCAACTTCAACGGCCTGCGCGGCGCGCGGCGGCTGGTGGCGGAGCTGGACTCGAAGGTCCAGGTGCACGAGATCGACCTGGACGCCCAGTTCGAGCTGCCCGCCGAGCACTACGGCGCGGTGTTCTTCCTCGGGCTGCTCTACCACCTGAAGAACCCGTTCTTCGTGCTGGAGCGGCTGGCCGAGCGCGCGGACCTCTGCTTCGTCTCGACCCGGATCGCGCAGCTCACCCCGGACGGCACCCGCATCCAGCAGCAGCCGGTGGCCTACCTGCTGGACCCGACCGAGGCGAACAACGACGCGACCAACTTCTGGATCTTCAGCGAGGCGGGCCTGCGCCGGCTGTTCGACCGCACCGGCTGGGAGGTCGTGGACTTCACCACGGTCGGCTGCACGCAGGACTCCAACCCGAGCGCCCAGGACCGCGACGAACGCGCCTTCGCCCTGCTCCGCTCCAAGAAGGCCCGCTGA
- a CDS encoding DinB family protein, whose amino-acid sequence MTTTGERADILELLRAHRGFLRHTVQNLTEEQARSRPTKSELCLGGLIKHVTAVERNWADFIRNGRKFDAYDEAAFAEQAATFRMTDEDTLEALLADYDEVARNTDEIVETLPDLDLAHQLPEAPWDAEKGKRWTVRRVLLHIAAETAQHAGHADIIRETIDGQKTMG is encoded by the coding sequence ATGACCACCACCGGCGAGCGCGCGGACATCCTGGAACTGCTGCGGGCGCACCGCGGTTTCCTCCGGCACACGGTGCAGAACCTGACCGAGGAGCAGGCCCGCTCGCGGCCGACCAAGAGCGAGCTCTGCCTCGGCGGGCTGATCAAGCACGTCACTGCGGTCGAGCGGAACTGGGCCGACTTCATCCGCAACGGCCGCAAGTTCGACGCCTACGACGAGGCGGCCTTCGCCGAGCAGGCGGCGACGTTCCGGATGACCGACGAGGACACGCTGGAAGCGCTGCTGGCCGACTACGACGAGGTCGCGCGGAACACCGACGAGATCGTCGAGACGCTCCCCGACCTGGACCTCGCCCACCAGCTCCCGGAAGCGCCGTGGGACGCGGAGAAGGGCAAGCGGTGGACGGTGCGCCGGGTGCTGCTGCACATCGCCGCCGAGACCGCCCAGCACGCCGGTCACGCGGACATCATCCGCGAGACCATCGACGGCCAGAAGACCATGGGCTGA
- a CDS encoding putative leader peptide, protein MHVLLTRRRAVDLCRVGSSLCCGH, encoded by the coding sequence GTGCATGTACTGCTGACCCGAAGGCGCGCGGTCGATCTCTGCCGCGTGGGTAGCAGCCTGTGTTGCGGGCACTGA
- the ygfZ gene encoding CAF17-like 4Fe-4S cluster assembly/insertion protein YgfZ has translation MSSPLLDLPGAIPAPEDAVDVGVPWHFGDPFAEQRSASRSAVLVDRSHRQVLAVPGEERLSWLHLVLSQHLTDLPEGQGTEALILDSHGRVDCHLLVAHHEGVVYLDTDAGAQASSALPTMGVEGRQPVAEYLDAMRFWSKVEPRDATAEFAVLTAIGPDAGGILAQFTAVPSKPYQVEPLPGGGFARNVPYRSLPTIDLVVPRVSLVEWWTKLTDAGIRPSGTLAFEALRVEALRPRVGLDTDDRAIPHELGWVHVAAHVAKGCYRGQETVAKVHNVGKPPRRMVLLHLDGSAEVQPETGDPVWHGDRKVGRIGSVVQHHELGPVALALLKRSTPVDAELVAGDPEEGRAVAAAVDPDSVPPDSGEPPGRVAAERLRGR, from the coding sequence ATGAGTTCACCCCTGTTGGACCTGCCGGGTGCGATCCCCGCACCGGAGGACGCGGTGGACGTGGGCGTGCCATGGCACTTCGGCGACCCGTTCGCCGAGCAGCGCTCGGCCAGCCGCTCCGCGGTGCTGGTCGACCGGTCGCACCGGCAGGTGCTCGCCGTGCCCGGTGAGGAGCGGTTGAGCTGGCTGCACCTGGTGCTCTCGCAGCACCTGACCGACCTGCCGGAGGGACAGGGCACCGAGGCGCTGATCCTGGACAGCCACGGCCGCGTGGACTGCCATCTGCTGGTCGCCCACCACGAGGGCGTGGTCTACCTGGACACCGACGCCGGTGCGCAGGCCAGCAGCGCGCTGCCGACGATGGGCGTCGAGGGCAGGCAGCCGGTGGCGGAGTACCTGGATGCGATGCGCTTCTGGTCCAAAGTGGAGCCCCGGGACGCCACCGCGGAGTTCGCGGTGCTCACCGCGATCGGCCCGGACGCGGGCGGCATCCTCGCCCAGTTCACGGCGGTACCGTCCAAGCCCTACCAGGTGGAACCGCTGCCCGGCGGCGGATTCGCGCGCAACGTGCCCTACCGCTCGCTGCCGACGATCGACCTGGTGGTGCCGCGCGTGTCGCTGGTCGAGTGGTGGACGAAGCTGACCGACGCGGGCATCCGGCCCTCCGGCACGCTCGCCTTCGAGGCGCTGCGCGTGGAGGCGCTGCGCCCGCGCGTCGGGCTGGACACCGACGACCGCGCGATCCCGCACGAGCTGGGCTGGGTGCACGTGGCCGCCCACGTGGCGAAGGGCTGCTACCGCGGCCAGGAGACCGTGGCGAAGGTGCACAACGTCGGCAAGCCGCCGCGGCGGATGGTGCTGCTGCACCTGGACGGCTCGGCGGAGGTGCAGCCGGAGACCGGCGACCCGGTGTGGCACGGTGACCGCAAGGTCGGCCGGATCGGCAGCGTCGTGCAGCACCACGAGCTCGGCCCGGTGGCGCTGGCGCTGCTCAAGCGCTCGACGCCGGTGGACGCCGAACTCGTCGCGGGCGACCCGGAGGAGGGCCGGGCGGTGGCCGCCGCGGTGGACCCGGACTCGGTGCCGCCGGACAGCGGCGAGCCGCCGGGGCGCGTCGCCGCGGAGCGGTTGCGCGGCCGGTAA
- a CDS encoding Fur family transcriptional regulator — MSDQGSLRSTLHQRGMRMTPQRQLVLDAVRELGHATPEQVCRKVQGTASTVNITTVYRALDLLEELGLVRHTHLGHGAPTYSVEEHEHVHLACHRCGEIDEVPCETLDALAEQLRRERGFELDATHLALSGVCRNCRATEVG, encoded by the coding sequence TTGAGCGACCAGGGATCGCTGCGCAGCACCTTGCACCAGCGGGGCATGCGGATGACACCGCAGCGCCAGCTCGTGCTGGACGCCGTGCGCGAGCTCGGCCACGCGACGCCGGAGCAGGTCTGCCGCAAGGTGCAGGGCACCGCCTCCACGGTCAACATCACCACCGTCTACCGCGCGCTGGACCTGCTGGAGGAGCTCGGGCTGGTGCGGCACACGCACCTCGGGCACGGCGCGCCCACCTACTCCGTCGAGGAGCACGAGCACGTCCACCTCGCCTGCCACCGCTGCGGGGAGATCGACGAGGTGCCGTGCGAGACGCTCGACGCGCTGGCCGAGCAGCTGCGCCGCGAGCGCGGCTTCGAACTGGACGCGACCCACCTCGCGCTGTCCGGCGTGTGCCGGAACTGCCGCGCGACCGAGGTGGGTTGA
- a CDS encoding sulfurtransferase, whose protein sequence is MSRAEVLVSTEWAEENLNTAGVVFAEVDEDTTAYDGGHIPGAIKLDWKNELQDHVRRDFVDREGFQKLLSAKGISNDDTVILYGGNNNWFAAYAYWYFKLYGHSDVKLLDGGRKKWELDGRELTKEEPNKAATTYQAQEPDTSIRAFRDEVVDAIGNKNLVDVRSPDEFAGKLLAPAHLPQESAQRAGHIPSAINVPWSKAANEDGTFKSDEELKELYAEAGLDTAKDTIAYCRIGERSSHTWFVLRELLGNTNVKNYDGSWTEYGSLVGVPIENPAEAAKN, encoded by the coding sequence ATGAGCCGCGCAGAGGTCCTGGTTTCCACCGAGTGGGCCGAAGAGAACCTGAACACCGCCGGGGTCGTCTTCGCCGAGGTCGACGAGGACACCACCGCCTACGACGGCGGCCACATCCCGGGTGCCATCAAGCTGGACTGGAAGAACGAGCTCCAGGACCACGTGCGCCGTGACTTCGTCGACCGCGAGGGCTTCCAGAAGCTGCTGTCCGCCAAGGGCATCAGCAACGACGACACGGTGATCCTCTACGGCGGCAACAACAACTGGTTCGCCGCCTACGCCTACTGGTACTTCAAGCTCTACGGCCACAGCGACGTCAAGCTGCTCGACGGCGGCCGCAAGAAGTGGGAGCTCGACGGTCGCGAGCTCACCAAGGAGGAGCCGAACAAGGCCGCCACCACCTACCAGGCGCAGGAGCCGGACACCTCGATCCGCGCGTTCCGCGACGAGGTGGTCGACGCGATCGGCAACAAGAACCTGGTCGACGTGCGCTCGCCCGACGAGTTCGCGGGCAAGCTGCTCGCGCCCGCCCACCTGCCGCAGGAGTCGGCGCAGCGCGCCGGGCACATCCCGTCGGCGATCAACGTCCCGTGGAGCAAGGCCGCGAACGAGGACGGCACCTTCAAGTCCGACGAGGAGCTGAAGGAGCTCTACGCCGAGGCCGGGCTGGACACCGCGAAGGACACCATCGCCTACTGCCGCATCGGCGAGCGCTCCTCGCACACCTGGTTCGTCCTCCGGGAGCTGCTGGGCAACACCAACGTCAAGAACTACGACGGCTCCTGGACCGAGTACGGCTCGCTGGTGGGCGTCCCGATCGAGAACCCAGCCGAAGCCGCCAAGAACTGA
- a CDS encoding alpha/beta hydrolase translates to MFRPRPVALSAADGTALRGLLLPGPGLPADLGFVLGHGFTNHIRKPTVQRVLHRLARRGPVLATDFRGHGRSGGRTTVGPAEALDIDAAVAHLRELGCRRIVTIGFSLGGAVVLRQAALGTPPDAVVAVSSPARWWVRDTPAMRRLHWLLEQPHGRWSARLLGVRLAPPWSEVPVSPIELVRRIPVPQLIVHGTDDHYFPVADAVALSEAGGGELWLEAGMRHAESAATPNLVDRIARWAADTVTPPDRGGC, encoded by the coding sequence ATGTTTCGGCCTCGCCCGGTGGCGCTGTCGGCCGCCGACGGGACCGCGCTGCGCGGCCTGCTGCTGCCCGGCCCCGGGCTGCCCGCCGACCTCGGGTTCGTCCTCGGGCACGGCTTCACCAACCACATCCGCAAGCCCACCGTGCAGCGGGTCCTGCACCGCCTGGCCCGGCGCGGCCCGGTGCTCGCGACCGACTTCCGCGGCCACGGTCGTTCCGGCGGCCGCACCACCGTCGGCCCGGCGGAAGCGCTGGACATCGACGCCGCCGTCGCCCACCTGCGCGAGCTCGGCTGCCGCCGGATCGTCACGATCGGCTTCTCGCTGGGCGGTGCGGTGGTGCTGCGCCAGGCCGCCCTGGGCACGCCGCCGGACGCGGTGGTCGCGGTCAGCAGCCCGGCGCGCTGGTGGGTGCGCGACACGCCCGCGATGCGCAGGTTGCACTGGCTGCTGGAGCAACCGCACGGCCGGTGGAGCGCGCGCCTGCTCGGCGTCCGCCTCGCCCCGCCCTGGAGCGAGGTGCCGGTCTCGCCGATCGAGCTCGTCCGCCGCATCCCGGTGCCGCAGCTGATCGTGCACGGCACGGATGACCACTACTTCCCGGTCGCCGACGCGGTCGCCCTCAGCGAAGCGGGCGGCGGCGAGTTGTGGCTGGAAGCGGGCATGCGACACGCCGAGAGCGCGGCCACGCCGAACTTGGTGGACCGCATCGCACGATGGGCGGCGGATACAGTGACACCACCCGATCGTGGTGGTTGCTGA
- a CDS encoding DUF4395 domain-containing protein has protein sequence MSAGTLDPRGVRFTAAMTSAILALGLITASWRVMAAQMVLFGLCAFLGMRLNPWGFVYRQAVQPRLSPIDQAEREEPAPVRFSQGVGFAFALVATIGYAAGWATLGLVANALALVAALLNAVFGYCLGCQLYLVLRRLAPAGASAPDPR, from the coding sequence ATGTCTGCCGGCACGCTCGACCCGCGCGGCGTCCGCTTCACCGCCGCGATGACCAGCGCGATCCTCGCCCTCGGCCTGATCACCGCCAGCTGGCGGGTGATGGCCGCCCAGATGGTGCTGTTCGGTCTGTGCGCGTTCCTCGGCATGCGGCTCAACCCGTGGGGCTTCGTGTACCGGCAGGCGGTGCAACCGCGCCTCTCCCCGATCGACCAGGCCGAGCGCGAGGAACCGGCGCCCGTCCGGTTCTCGCAGGGCGTCGGGTTCGCGTTCGCCCTGGTGGCGACCATCGGCTACGCGGCCGGGTGGGCCACCCTCGGCCTCGTCGCGAACGCGTTAGCGCTGGTCGCCGCACTGCTGAACGCGGTGTTCGGCTACTGCCTCGGCTGCCAGCTGTACCTGGTGCTCCGGCGGTTGGCACCCGCTGGGGCGTCCGCTCCAGATCCCCGCTGA
- a CDS encoding aminodeoxychorismate lyase translates to MRVLALLDGTIVDPEAPLFRADDLGVMRGDGIFETVLVADRQPRELGPHLDRLERSARLMQMQLPERAAWERALQAVIDNWPWDTDPEMALKLVCTRGLDEGDGTPHGFAMGMQIGEDTRRKRRDGVAAVTLERGFAPDLMDRAPWLLLSAKTLSYAVNMAALREAQSRGAEEVIFTATDDSVLEGPTSTVVIARGRTLVTTPPSSGILKGTTQGALFRAAEQAGWRTEVAAFPTSALFEADGVWMCSSVRLVTQVHTIDGTAIKADPELHAEISRLYESNY, encoded by the coding sequence ATGCGCGTACTGGCTCTTTTGGACGGGACGATCGTCGACCCCGAGGCTCCGCTGTTCCGCGCCGACGACCTGGGGGTGATGCGCGGCGACGGGATCTTCGAGACGGTCCTCGTCGCCGATCGGCAGCCGCGGGAGCTCGGCCCGCACCTGGACCGGCTGGAGCGGTCCGCCCGGCTGATGCAGATGCAGCTGCCCGAGCGCGCCGCGTGGGAGCGGGCGTTGCAGGCGGTGATCGACAACTGGCCGTGGGACACCGACCCGGAGATGGCGCTGAAGCTGGTGTGCACCCGCGGGCTCGACGAGGGCGACGGCACCCCGCACGGCTTCGCGATGGGCATGCAGATCGGCGAGGACACCCGGCGCAAGCGCCGTGACGGCGTCGCGGCCGTGACGCTGGAGCGCGGCTTCGCGCCGGACCTGATGGACCGCGCGCCGTGGTTGCTGCTGTCGGCGAAGACGCTGTCGTACGCGGTGAACATGGCCGCCCTGCGGGAGGCTCAGTCGCGCGGCGCGGAGGAGGTCATCTTCACCGCGACGGACGACTCGGTGCTGGAGGGCCCGACCTCCACGGTGGTGATCGCCCGCGGCCGCACCCTGGTGACCACCCCGCCGAGCTCCGGCATCCTCAAGGGCACCACGCAGGGCGCGTTGTTCCGCGCCGCCGAGCAGGCGGGCTGGCGGACCGAGGTGGCGGCGTTCCCGACCTCGGCGCTGTTCGAGGCGGACGGCGTCTGGATGTGCTCCAGCGTCCGCCTGGTGACCCAGGTTCACACCATCGACGGTACGGCGATCAAGGCCGACCCCGAGCTGCACGCCGAGATCTCCCGGCTCTACGAGTCCAACTACTGA
- a CDS encoding TlpA family protein disulfide reductase, with translation MSAGVWALLIAVTAALLGGAVWKAGQGKARERNGGQNMTELLPEALKQRLPDGPDAKVTLLQLSTTFCAPCRHTRVLLADFAQRTGGVRHVEVDLTDHPEWSTPLRVHTTPTTLVLNAAGDELFRIKGVPHRDNLATALQPHLA, from the coding sequence GTGAGCGCGGGCGTCTGGGCGCTGCTGATCGCCGTGACCGCGGCGCTGCTGGGCGGCGCGGTGTGGAAGGCCGGACAGGGCAAGGCCCGCGAGCGGAACGGTGGGCAGAACATGACCGAACTCCTCCCCGAGGCGCTCAAGCAGCGCCTCCCCGACGGTCCCGACGCGAAGGTCACGCTGCTGCAGCTGTCGACGACCTTCTGCGCGCCGTGCCGCCACACCCGCGTCCTGCTGGCCGACTTCGCCCAGCGCACCGGCGGAGTCCGCCACGTGGAGGTCGACCTCACCGATCACCCGGAGTGGTCCACGCCCCTGCGCGTGCACACCACGCCGACGACCCTCGTGCTGAACGCCGCGGGCGACGAGCTGTTCCGCATCAAGGGCGTCCCCCACCGCGACAACCTCGCCACCGCCCTCCAGCCCCACCTCGCCTGA
- a CDS encoding FABP family protein produces MTATPNEPQRGSGDAAVAAAAERAKLTAHRNVPEFEDLPGPGDTANLRLGPSLNDACLALLPMVGVWRGEGEAAHPSLEETYRFVQQVTISHDGRPFLVYESRAWRLDGEGGEVVGPAFRETGFFRPQPDDTIELLILHETGVAEMFFGQPTAQTTWQFGTDAVLRTPSSEDVTAASRLYGVVDGSLAYVEERATSEHELQPRLSAKLDRVVG; encoded by the coding sequence GTGACTGCAACGCCCAACGAACCGCAGCGCGGCAGCGGTGACGCCGCAGTCGCCGCAGCTGCCGAGCGCGCCAAGCTCACCGCGCACCGCAACGTGCCGGAGTTCGAGGACCTGCCCGGCCCTGGCGACACGGCCAACCTGCGCCTCGGACCGTCGCTGAACGACGCGTGCCTGGCGCTGCTGCCGATGGTCGGCGTGTGGCGCGGTGAGGGCGAGGCCGCGCACCCGTCGCTGGAGGAGACCTACCGGTTCGTCCAGCAGGTCACGATCTCGCACGACGGCCGGCCGTTCCTGGTCTACGAGAGCCGCGCGTGGCGGCTCGACGGGGAGGGCGGCGAGGTCGTCGGCCCCGCGTTCCGCGAGACCGGGTTCTTCCGCCCGCAGCCGGACGACACCATCGAGCTGCTCATCCTGCACGAGACGGGCGTCGCCGAGATGTTCTTCGGCCAGCCGACGGCCCAGACCACCTGGCAGTTCGGCACCGACGCGGTCCTGCGCACCCCGTCCAGCGAGGACGTCACGGCGGCCAGCCGGCTCTACGGCGTGGTCGACGGCTCGCTGGCCTACGTCGAGGAGCGCGCGACCTCCGAGCACGAGCTCCAGCCGCGCCTGTCCGCCAAGCTGGACCGCGTCGTCGGCTGA